A stretch of DNA from Triticum urartu cultivar G1812 unplaced genomic scaffold, Tu2.1 TuUngrouped_contig_6309, whole genome shotgun sequence:
CCCCTGCGCGGCGGGCCCTCGGCGCCTCCCCCGCCTTCCCCGCCCGCGCCCGCCCCCTCCGCTGCGGCCCCAGGGTACCGCGGCCTGCTCTGTTTTTTTTTAATATGTCGGCTCGATCTGCTGTCTCTCATAGTACTAACAGGATTCGATTTTCTCGTCTCAGGACACCATGGAGGCGCTGGAGCGGGACCAGATGCTCAACGCGGTGGAGCTGGAGCAGTGGGAGAGCGGCAAGTCCGTCAACGACATCGCGGCCTGCCAGGGGATCCGCATCCGCCGCCactgccgccccgccgcctccatGGCGGAAATCGAGGCCGAGATGGGCGCCCCCCGCAACATCCTCGAGAAGATCATCTGGGACAAGGAGATCGAAGTGGCCAGCGGGACCAGATGCTCAACGCGGTGGAGCTGGAGCAGTGGGAGAGCGGCAAGTCCGTCAACGACATCGCGGCCTGCCAGGGGATCCGCATCCGCCGCCactgccgccccgccgcctccatGGCGGAAATCGAGGCCGAGATGGGCGCCCCCCGCAACATCCTCGAGAAGATCATCTGGGACAAGGAGATCGAAGTGGCCCAGGTATGATACAGTCCATACATTTCTGTCACCTGTTAAGGTTGCTCTGCGATTAGGAAAGTTCTTATTGCTCTGTCTGTCATAGTACTTATATTTGGATTTGGTCTTGCTTAGCTACAATCGATGATCATTTTGCCCAGGTATGGTACAGTGCACATTTGTGTCACCAGTTAAGGTTGCTCTGCGTTTAGGAAAGTTCTTATTGCTTTGCCTGTCATACTTATATATCTGGATTTGGTCTTGCTTAACTGCAATGATAATCATCTCACGATTTGAAATATgcactccctccatttttatttacttcCCATATTAGGTTTGTCTAAAGCCAAACTTTATATACTTTCAACAAGTTTGTAGAAAAATATATTAACATAAACACCACCAAATCAATACCATTGAATTCATCATTGTATATATTTAAACATCATATAAATTTGATACTGTAAATGTTCATATTGGTTTTTACAAATTTGGTCAAACCttataaagtttgacttcagCCAAAGCTAATatgtggagtaaataaaaacagagggagcaTGTCCATTCTCAGAATTTTAAAGGGAGCACTTGGTTGAAATCCTTTTGTCTGGAGCACAACAGGAATTTCACTTATTTTGTGATGAACCTATACACAAATACATAGCCTTAATTGAAACCACTGACAATTCTCCACCTATAACACAGATGTATATGTGTAGTCTGGCTTTTCTACATCCCACGGATTACTGATTGGAGGCTCCTTTCTATTCCACAATCTGTGTAGTCTGAATGTGAAGTGGCAAATGACATATACTTGTGTATGTTTCTTCTTATGTTAGTGGGTATGGCGTCATATATATGATGGGTGCTATTCATCTTGTACAGGGGCTTGCAAGGAGTCCTCTGAACGAGGTGATTGAGTCTGCAGGGAAGGCTCCTCCTACACGAGACTTCTATGGTGCGCTGGCAGCAGCCCACAAGCGTAATGGGGTGCCAGCATTGATCGCTGAGGTCAAGAAGGCATCACCAAGTAGGGGCGTACTCAGGGAGAACTTCGATCCTGTGAGTTCTGGTTTCATTCATAGTTGCCATCAGCTCTAGTGATTTCAAAGATTATTAGTGAAATAACTAATGCTAAAAAATGTTGTAGGTTGAAATTGCTCAAGCTTATGAAAAGCATGGAGCTGCGTGCTTGAGCATCTTGACTGATGAGAAGTACTTCCAGGTTCGTTGTTTAAAAGTGTATCTGTTTCTGAGGATGGTAGGTGTTGTATTTACTGGGCAAACTAAATGTATTTAATTCTATAGGGAAGTTTTGAGAATCTTCAGAAGGTGCGCAAAGCAGGAGTGAAGGTACTGACAAATAGATATATATGTTCGTTAAATGTGAAGAGGATTTTTCCGGGTCACCATTTTTTCTCAACATACTGTTATATTTGTTGTAAATGCAGTGCCCCCTTCTGTGCAAAGAGTTCGTCGTTGATAAATGGCAGATCTATTATGCCCGTGCGATGGGTGCTGATGCAGTTCTGTTAATTGCTGCTGTGCTAACTGATCTCGACATAAAATACTTTCTTCGGATATGCAAGGAGTTGGGATTGACAGCTCTTATTGAGGTTTGACATATGTTTCAATTTCTCAAATGAACAGTAATTATTATTTCTCAAATGTGATCTTTATAGTCTGCATACAACTAAGCTTTTGTTTTTATTTTAGGTTCATGATGAAAGAGAGATGGAGCGTGTCCTCGCGATAAATGGTGTTCAGCTTATTGGCATCAACAACCGCAGCCTTGGTATGAGCTTCTTCTAGTGCTCACTTTGTCTAGTAATTGAGTAAACATATGCTACAAACTTTGACACATCACATTTGCATTTCTCTGAGTCAAGAATTATCCCTTATCTGGTGAAtgtatcatttttcttattatatCAAGAATTATTTATGATGCAGAGACATTTATAGTGGATACTTCGAACACGAAGACGTTGCTGGAGAAGCATGGTGATGCCATCAGGGAGAAGGGAATATTGGTACTGTCCCATGCTAATTTGTGAATTTTTTTGTGGTCTTATATGCATGTAGAGATCTCATGCATGTATGTGTTTTGACTGAAGAAAAACATCACTTAGTCCCTTATATGTGTGCTCTAATGGCTAGTCATCCCTGAATGGTTACAGACATACAGTAATTAAATGCCATACACCATGAAAGTCCTTAAAAGACACATTTTTCAGCCTGTTGAACCCATAAACTTGAATTCACTTTGATTACTGTCTTAACATAGTTTAAAACAAAATTTACAGTGAAAGTAAACCAGGAACAAATTATTTTACACACATGGAACTCTACACAATTCTCTTTGTCATGTTAAACTTTGGTATTATCTGAAGTTCTATCATTGTTGCGAGATGCTGAATGTTTGCATGCACCTCAAAGTCGGACATACCTGTTCATTTTTGGACTTTGATCGCAAATTCCATGAATTGGCAAGGTCCTTTTGATTCTATGATCTCAAATGCTTGTCATGAGCTTTCTTTGCTAACCTTTTCTCCCAACCTTTTTTTTCCAGGTTGTTGGCGAATCAGGGCTATTCACCCCAGATGATGTTGCTTATGTGCAGAATGCTGGAGTCTCCGCTGTAAGTTATCTGTTTGCTTGTGGATTGATACAGAAATTCTGTGTGACAAAAAAATTGTGCATATATATTGAATCACTCAGTAGTCTATCTCATTTGCTTTTCCCCCTCTCTAGTTGTGTGCTGTGTACACACGTCTGCCAGTTTCTCCACGCCTATgtctttctttttcttcctttgaAGTTTCAATGTACCTCAGTTTTGGCCTACAAAATATATGCTATAGAAACTATCAAACAGCCGCGGCATTTCTTGGGGTATGAAATGATGTGTTTACCAAAAGGATGGCTTTCCTTGCTCGTCTAGCTCTGTTGATTCTTCGAATGCCTTCTTGAATCATGTTTGACTTAAATAAACTTTCCCGTCGATGATGTAGGTTTTGGTAGGAGAATCCTTGGTGAAGCAAGCAGACCCTGGGCAAGCCATCGCTGGGCTCTTCGGCAAAGAACTGGTGCACTGAAACAGCAAGATCAAACCTGCTGATGGTAGATTAGTAGTATTAGCTGCCAGACCACCGCATAATGAATAATAGTGGTCTCATTATTTTCTTTTGGATTAGCAAATAAGATTTGATCTTTTTTATGCGGGAAATAAACATATTCTTTCTGATGGGGAATAAATGTAACCAAATTAATCCAATGACGACTACAATTCTCCGTCACAAGTCCATAAATCTTTTTGATTTTTGGTTTGGTTGGGGTGCTTCAGTCCAAGGCTATAGTGGGCCTATTCAGTCCAATGCAAGACCATGGCGACGCTTGAGGGCCCCAGCAGCTAGCTGCTATGGTGGGCCCTTCCCCACAAAAAATTAAATTAATATCATACGATGGATCTAAAGATTCACGTGTCAGATATTAAACTGATAAAAACAGATACTACACTTGATCTTAGCCGAGAGGCCGAGAAAGGTATGCTTTGGATGTTGCCCCTGCCCCTGGTTTTATTGATCTGTGAACCGCCTCTGCCCGTGTGCGAGAGCGATGCGGGACTATTCCACCCACGAGTCGAAGGCTGCGTCCGTTCGCCCAACCAGAGGGACGCGCGAGCCTGGGCCGAGAAGCCTATTAACGAGGAGGCGTGGATGGGCCTTTTATTCCAGCAATCAATCTGAAGTAAACTAATACGTACCCAAATAAATCCATCATCTTATGTATATGTACCCGGTGAAAGAAGAGACAAAAAGGCTAGTTATGCTCACCGTGACAGAGTCTCGCAACCAGTGTCAGGTCCAGTCCACACTATCTACATCAGCACTAGCACCGATCAATTGAATATATGGGTACCCCTAAAAAGAAACTGAATATATGGGTCCTGATGTGGCCGTCCCAGCTGATTGCATTCATCTCGCTTTGGACTTTGCAAGTGTTGGACTGCTGCTTCTGTTGCAGAGAAACTAATTCGGTTCCCGATAGTTTAGATAAACACTCTTCTATTTCTAGCTCGTCCGAATTCTGGGATTCTAATACCCCTGACTTTATTCTTCCCCAAATTGTAAACGATATGTCTATTTTATGAGGAACTAAATTGATGATGCTAAAAAAAACTAGCAGGGCGCCCGTGCACTGGCCTGTCGCTGCTTAATTTGTTTTTTCTTGTTCTATTATGGGCGGGTATGTCAAGAATTACGTGCAAGGCTAAGACAGTATGATGTACATCAGCGATTGATAGTTGATGTTGTGGGTGGTACGAAGACTGAACAAATACCAATGCTTATAACTGGCGGTCTCGTTCGTCAAATGGGTGTTGGTGGGGAAAACAGACATATTGATGTGGGTGGCGCACGCGGCGACACCCCGCGCGGTCAGTATAGGGCTCCGACATCGTGATTTCAATCGAGGGTAGCGCACATTGCCTAGCCGTTCTTCGGTCGTGGAGCTAATTCAAATTTTCTCCCTAGGGTTATTGTGTCAATTCGTATTTCATGCATACCATAAAGGCGCTTGAGCAAACGCGGACCGCTAGGGGCGCTATTGTACCGGCCATGTACGACAGTCCTTCCGGTCTTGGGAATGTTATGCTCGGTTTGTCTCTCTTCCAGATCTtctttttcattttcattttttcatttttctgTTATGTTTATGTttatgtttttttattttttatttgatTTTGTGAATATATTTTTAATTTATGGACATTTTTTATAATTTTGGAACATAAATTATATTTGTGAATATGTTTTTATATTCACAAATAATTTCTTCaaaattatgaacatttttataatttACAAAGTCTTTTCTTAAATTGGGGACCATTTATAAAATTCATACATATTTTTGAGAATTCATGAATACATTTTCTTTATTCATGAACAATTTTTAAGTTTACAAACGTTTAAATTCGTGTATGTTTTTACATTCTGCTTACATTTTTGTGAATTCACAAAAGATCATAATTTTTTGCTTAAACATTAGAAACTTTAacagaaaaaaagaagaaaaatgaaAAAATCAATTGAAAAACGGAGTGGACAAAATTTCAGACGCAATATGCGCATAGCCCTACATGGGCCGGAACTATGTGCGTTTGCTCACAATCCTGAGCATTTTCTTAGAAAATCCAAGTTTTTTCAGGGTAAACTTGCCGCTTTACTTAAACAAAATTTAAACCTCATCCCAAATTACATCTAAAACAAAGTCTGGGGTAATCCCCAGCCAAATCTCACACCGTCCCTCTCCTATGCCTACTTTTGCCATTTTATGCGCGGCGACATTAAGACACCTTGAATTCCACCAGCGATTTGAGCATCTTCTCGATCTCTTACACCCAAGGCCCCACAACGAGTTGAGCCAAAACGAATCTTAAATCAAAAGTTTGGTTAAAAATCATATGAACCTTTTGTGTTTGGGCTAGAAAAATGAACATATTGTAcataaatattttaaaaaatACGAACCTTTCGTGTTTGGGCCAGAAAAATGAACATATTGTACATAAGTATTTTCTATGGGTGTGTGTTGTGCAGTGCAGGTTAATCTGTACTCCTCCGtctcaaaattcttgtcttagatttgtctagatatggaTTTGGATATACCTAATACTAAAAACTGACTTGATACATTTGTACTTAGATAAATGTAAaacaagaattttgggacagaGGAAGTACTTGTCTTTGCAAAAAGGGCACAGTCTAACTTACGACCAAAATCTGCCCCAGATCGAATTCGCTCGACTCGAAACGCACGCAGCTCGTTCACTGGCTAgatctagggtttcatctgcgcaCCCTTTCTCCGATCGATTCATCTCCGCACCATCTCTCTCTCCGATCGATCTTGGCAAGCAGCTGTGATGGAGATGGGCCTGGACACGGCGGCGACGAAGCGAGAATCCGAGGCCGAGGCGGAGGAGCCGGGGCGGAAGAAGGCGGCGGGGGCT
This window harbors:
- the LOC125530429 gene encoding indole-3-glycerol phosphate synthase, chloroplastic-like isoform X1, which produces MEALERDQMLNAVELEQWESGKSVNDIAACQGIRIRRHCRPAASMAEIEAEMGAPRNILEKIIWDKEIEVAQGLARSPLNEVIESAGKAPPTRDFYGALAAAHKRNGVPALIAEVKKASPSRGVLRENFDPVEIAQAYEKHGAACLSILTDEKYFQGSFENLQKVRKAGVKCPLLCKEFVVDKWQIYYARAMGADAVLLIAAVLTDLDIKYFLRICKELGLTALIEVHDEREMERVLAINGVQLIGINNRSLETFIVDTSNTKTLLEKHGDAIREKGILVVGESGLFTPDDVAYVQNAGVSAVLVGESLVKQADPGQAIAGLFGKELVH
- the LOC125530429 gene encoding indole-3-glycerol phosphate synthase, chloroplastic-like isoform X2 — its product is MEALERDQMLNAVELEQWESGKSVNDIAACQGIRIRRHCRPAASMAEIEAEMGAPRNILEKIIWDKEIEVAQGLARSPLNEVIESAGKAPPTRDFYGALAAAHKRNGVPALIAEVKKASPSRGVLRENFDPVEIAQAYEKHGAACLSILTDEKYFQGSFENLQKVRKAGVKCPLLCKEFVVDKWQIYYARAMGADAVLLIAAVLTDLDIKYFLRICKELGLTALIEVHDEREMERVLAINGVQLIGINNRSLETFIVDTSNTKTLLEKHGDAIREKGILVVGESGLFTPDDVAYVQNAGVSAVLVGESLVKQADPGQAIAGLFGKELVH